The following are encoded together in the Cyanobacterium aponinum PCC 10605 genome:
- a CDS encoding serine/threonine-protein kinase, with protein sequence MDSLIAGRYQIINTLGKGGFGETFLARDTHLPSQRLIVIKRLRQVNSNHNVSADVISDLFQKEAQVLEELGQNCPQIPTLYAYFVENNQFYLVQEYIEGTSLADLGIINSSQCRNILTSLLQTLQFIHSQKIIHRDIKPENIIIRHRDGVPILIDFGAVKETMGTVALSSGSMVSSVVVGTKGFMPPEQSTGRTVYSSDLYALALTMIYSLTGKYPIEFPSNSLNGQLEWTNYVPDIDPQLQEVLSRASKIDLSQRYATAKEMLQDLCLSEIQTVAVIPQGREIPDKLPLHSPRNSNSEINSPTVAIPVDYNSMSGTPTPVQPNIKPEIKPVNNPVYSQENSPSHPVTKPKNFSQPISQPSYSSDTYTQENYQKNNWIPLVISAIIAGVLVSAGFLITEYIQQTQAQLAQIEQEKAETEARLAQEQKMREEEAQRRAEAEKQRQQAELERIRAEQLRRQAEVESQNNAITTDISNPENMVNTGDSADNQTDATSVDNAENTTPNTTNTLNADSAVSALQEFYNLVSQKNYDRARQFFANPNNLDPSFFNQFAQVTVEELKVVNQNENLITLEGKNTYLYKDGTKQKEKRNFTIEMIDGNLKLTNSAFLEVLDKRK encoded by the coding sequence ATGGATTCATTAATTGCAGGGCGTTATCAAATTATAAATACTTTAGGCAAAGGAGGCTTTGGAGAAACATTTTTAGCCAGAGATACCCACTTACCCTCTCAACGACTAATTGTGATCAAACGTCTGCGACAAGTTAACTCTAATCATAATGTATCCGCCGATGTAATTAGCGATCTTTTCCAGAAAGAAGCTCAAGTATTAGAAGAATTAGGGCAAAACTGTCCTCAAATTCCCACACTATACGCTTATTTTGTCGAAAACAACCAATTTTATCTAGTTCAAGAATATATTGAAGGAACAAGCCTTGCTGATTTGGGAATTATAAACTCCAGCCAATGTCGTAATATTCTCACATCTTTATTGCAAACTCTACAATTTATTCACAGTCAAAAAATTATTCATAGAGATATTAAGCCTGAAAATATTATTATTCGTCACCGTGATGGAGTACCCATTTTAATTGACTTTGGTGCAGTGAAAGAAACTATGGGTACTGTGGCTTTGAGCTCTGGTTCAATGGTAAGCTCCGTGGTAGTGGGTACAAAAGGATTTATGCCCCCTGAGCAAAGCACGGGTAGAACCGTTTACAGTAGCGATTTATACGCCCTTGCCTTGACTATGATTTATAGTCTAACAGGAAAATATCCCATCGAATTTCCCAGTAATTCATTAAATGGGCAGTTAGAATGGACTAATTATGTCCCTGATATAGATCCACAATTACAAGAAGTGCTAAGTAGGGCGAGTAAAATTGATCTAAGTCAGCGTTATGCAACCGCCAAGGAAATGTTACAGGATTTGTGTTTGAGTGAAATTCAAACCGTTGCAGTTATCCCCCAAGGGAGAGAAATTCCTGACAAATTACCTCTTCATTCTCCCAGAAATTCTAACTCAGAAATTAATTCCCCTACCGTTGCCATTCCCGTCGATTATAACTCGATGTCCGGCACACCTACCCCAGTACAACCAAATATTAAACCAGAGATAAAACCTGTCAATAATCCTGTTTATTCTCAGGAAAATTCTCCTTCTCACCCAGTAACTAAGCCAAAAAACTTTTCTCAACCGATTTCTCAACCCTCTTACTCTTCTGATACTTATACCCAAGAAAATTACCAAAAAAATAATTGGATTCCCTTAGTTATAAGTGCTATCATTGCCGGAGTTTTAGTTTCAGCGGGATTTTTAATCACTGAATATATCCAACAAACTCAAGCACAACTCGCTCAAATTGAGCAAGAAAAGGCAGAAACAGAAGCGAGACTAGCTCAAGAACAAAAAATGAGAGAAGAAGAAGCCCAAAGGAGAGCAGAAGCTGAAAAACAACGTCAACAAGCTGAATTAGAAAGAATTAGGGCTGAACAGTTGAGAAGGCAAGCCGAGGTAGAGTCTCAAAACAATGCCATAACGACGGATATTAGTAACCCCGAAAATATGGTTAACACGGGAGATAGTGCGGATAATCAAACTGATGCAACTTCTGTCGATAATGCTGAAAACACTACGCCCAATACAACTAACACTTTAAATGCAGATTCCGCAGTTAGTGCCTTACAGGAGTTTTATAATTTAGTTTCTCAGAAAAATTACGATCGCGCCCGTCAGTTTTTTGCTAATCCGAATAACCTTGATCCTAGCTTTTTTAATCAATTTGCTCAAGTAACCGTAGAAGAGTTAAAAGTCGTCAATCAAAATGAAAACCTTATTACTTTGGAAGGAAAAAACACCTATCTTTATAAAGATGGTACAAAACAAAAAGAGAAAAGAAATTTCACCATAGAGATGATTGATGGTAATTTGAAACTTACTAATTCTGCTTTTTTAGAAGTTCTTGACAAAAGAAAATAA
- a CDS encoding YdcF family protein — MDFLFLSKLLPLFLYPLGFACFSLLIALVLWWKFPRFLPIPIILALLVLFLSSNFFVSNLLVKSLEWQYLASPSSIDNAQAIVVLGGGIKPLVYPRPMIDLAEQGDRVIYASQLYKMKKSPLILVSGGRIPWKALESQSSEASDMTKLLVLLGVPESAIIKEGKSLNTYENAVNTRLILEEKGIKQIILVTSALHMPRSVKIFQKQGFDVIPAPTDFFVTEQDFIKDDSWQNIIINLFPNSTYLYNTNLALKEYLGIIIYKLKGWI; from the coding sequence ATGGATTTTCTTTTTTTATCAAAATTATTACCTCTTTTTCTCTATCCTCTGGGATTTGCCTGTTTTTCTTTGTTAATTGCCCTAGTTTTGTGGTGGAAATTTCCCCGTTTTTTACCCATTCCGATTATCTTGGCTTTGTTAGTTTTATTTCTGTCGAGTAATTTTTTTGTTAGTAATTTACTGGTTAAATCCCTTGAATGGCAATATTTAGCCTCTCCTAGCTCCATTGATAACGCACAAGCCATAGTTGTATTAGGTGGGGGAATCAAGCCTCTAGTTTACCCCCGCCCGATGATTGATTTAGCAGAACAAGGCGATCGCGTCATTTATGCCTCTCAACTTTATAAAATGAAAAAATCTCCTTTAATTCTGGTTTCGGGGGGAAGAATCCCTTGGAAAGCCTTAGAGAGCCAAAGTTCAGAAGCCTCTGATATGACTAAATTACTTGTATTACTTGGCGTTCCAGAATCAGCAATTATAAAAGAAGGTAAATCTTTAAATACTTATGAAAATGCCGTCAATACCCGTTTAATCTTAGAAGAGAAAGGAATCAAACAAATTATATTAGTTACGTCAGCATTACATATGCCGCGATCGGTGAAAATTTTTCAAAAACAAGGTTTTGATGTAATACCAGCTCCCACAGATTTTTTTGTAACCGAACAAGATTTTATCAAGGATGACAGTTGGCAAAATATAATTATTAATCTTTTTCCCAACTCCACATATTTGTACAATACTAACCTAGCCTTAAAAGAATATTTAGGAATTATTATTTATAAGCTCAAAGGATGGATTTAG
- a CDS encoding SulP family inorganic anion transporter: MFINSRTLKREWFSNIKADILAGAVVGLALIPEAIAFSIIAGVDPKVGLYASFIIAVITAFLGGRTGSISAATGAMALLMVNLVKDHGIEYLFAATLLTGILQVLFGVFKLGKQMKYVPRAVMMGYINALGVLIFLAQLPQLTNVPSTVYLITIASLLIIYILPRFTQVVPSPLVALAVMTIATITLKLDVPTVGDMGELPTTLPIFALPNIPLNLETLNIILPYSLTMALVGLLASFLTAALVDELTDTPSDKNQEAKGQGIANIVTSFFGGMAGCGMIGQSVINVQSGGRGRLSTFSAGIFLLFAILVLQDWVKQMPMGALVAVMIMVSIGTIRWSSFKNIPRTPPTETAVMLATMLITIATRNFALGVITGIIMSTVFFSRQIAQLVFVDKVLSEDGNHRTYNVSGQIFFVSIEEFLGKFDFDELVDTVTINLTHAHLWDQGAVAAVDKVVLKFRRNGAEVKLIGLNQASATLLEKLTTQENPPIVEELITH; encoded by the coding sequence ATGTTTATCAATTCAAGAACCCTAAAAAGGGAATGGTTTTCCAATATTAAAGCAGATATTTTAGCAGGAGCAGTCGTAGGTTTAGCTCTTATTCCAGAGGCGATCGCATTTTCCATTATAGCGGGAGTTGATCCCAAAGTTGGCTTATACGCATCCTTTATTATTGCTGTAATCACCGCATTTCTCGGAGGTAGGACTGGTTCTATCTCTGCCGCTACAGGTGCAATGGCATTATTAATGGTTAACTTAGTAAAGGATCATGGTATCGAATATTTATTTGCGGCAACTCTGTTAACGGGGATTTTACAAGTATTATTCGGGGTATTCAAACTCGGTAAACAAATGAAATATGTACCCCGTGCCGTGATGATGGGTTATATTAACGCTCTGGGAGTACTAATTTTTCTCGCTCAACTACCTCAATTAACCAATGTACCCTCCACAGTATATTTAATTACGATCGCATCTTTACTAATTATTTATATCCTACCCCGTTTTACCCAAGTAGTACCTTCTCCTCTCGTTGCCTTAGCGGTAATGACAATAGCCACCATTACCCTGAAATTAGATGTGCCTACAGTGGGAGACATGGGAGAATTGCCCACCACATTACCAATTTTTGCCTTACCTAATATACCCTTAAACCTCGAAACCCTCAATATCATTCTTCCTTACTCTCTGACAATGGCATTAGTGGGATTGCTCGCCTCTTTCCTCACCGCCGCCCTAGTGGATGAATTAACCGATACCCCTAGCGACAAAAACCAAGAAGCAAAAGGGCAGGGTATCGCTAATATTGTTACATCCTTCTTTGGGGGTATGGCCGGATGTGGCATGATTGGGCAGTCTGTCATTAATGTACAATCAGGAGGTAGAGGCAGATTATCGACTTTTAGTGCGGGAATTTTTCTGTTATTTGCGATTTTAGTCCTGCAAGATTGGGTTAAACAGATGCCTATGGGTGCATTAGTTGCCGTAATGATTATGGTATCTATTGGTACGATACGTTGGTCATCTTTTAAGAATATCCCTCGCACTCCTCCCACGGAAACGGCAGTAATGTTAGCAACCATGTTAATTACCATTGCTACCCGAAATTTTGCATTGGGGGTAATTACCGGCATTATCATGAGTACAGTATTTTTCTCCCGTCAAATTGCACAATTAGTGTTTGTGGATAAAGTATTGAGCGAAGACGGTAATCATCGTACCTATAATGTATCTGGGCAAATTTTCTTTGTCTCCATTGAAGAATTTTTAGGTAAATTTGATTTTGACGAATTAGTCGATACTGTCACCATTAACTTAACTCACGCCCACCTATGGGATCAAGGGGCAGTTGCGGCCGTGGATAAAGTGGTATTGAAATTCCGTCGTAATGGTGCAGAAGTTAAATTAATTGGCTTGAACCAAGCTAGTGCAACTTTGCTAGAAAAACTTACTACTCAGGAAAATCCCCCCATAGTTGAAGAATTAATTACTCATTAA
- a CDS encoding family 10 glycosylhydrolase, with protein sequence MQKLSWLNISLIFISLISQTLFQLPSYGVTNPYCQLDQNSINIKNNLREKAISGDNNAQREYQQLIQQHSQQLNNCRRNHWLKEQAIWLRLYPCDAKAGSIDRVLDQIVNLGYNTVYLEVFYDGRVLLPKNGNFTAWDSVLDAPGYENRDLYAETLEKARQRGLKIYAWLFSLNFGYVYAQRSDRTSVLARNGRGENSIDFVHDQSQAFVDPYSRQARQDYSQMLQAILQRRPDGVLFDYIRYPRGSGNESVVGKVKDLWIYSPASKETLLNRATNRQGRWLLERYITKGSINGNDIEEMKRLYPDEKTPLWQGRNPNAPNNLSNLQIETWYFTVAHAAQGVIDFLDFVSSQVQQRGIPAGAVFFPDGNQVVGEIGFDSRLQPWDSFSPRIEWHPMSYALCGSPNCIIDQVKRVTQASAQDSNVKPVLAGFWGRNDGKRPSLESQMEGIRNSVKGVQSISHFAYSWLEPEHTRERQSCNF encoded by the coding sequence ATGCAGAAACTCTCTTGGTTAAATATTAGTCTCATTTTCATTTCCCTTATTAGTCAAACCTTATTTCAGTTACCTAGCTATGGGGTTACTAATCCTTATTGTCAATTAGATCAAAACTCCATCAACATCAAAAATAATTTAAGGGAAAAAGCAATTTCTGGAGACAATAATGCCCAAAGAGAATACCAACAACTTATTCAACAACATAGCCAACAACTCAATAATTGTCGTCGTAATCATTGGCTAAAAGAACAAGCCATCTGGTTAAGGCTTTATCCCTGCGATGCCAAGGCAGGTTCAATTGATCGCGTTTTAGATCAAATTGTTAATTTAGGTTATAACACCGTTTACTTAGAAGTATTTTATGATGGTAGAGTATTACTACCTAAAAATGGAAATTTCACAGCGTGGGATAGTGTTTTAGACGCTCCGGGGTACGAAAATAGAGATTTATATGCGGAAACCTTAGAAAAAGCCCGACAAAGAGGCTTAAAAATTTATGCTTGGTTATTTAGTCTCAATTTTGGTTATGTTTATGCTCAAAGAAGCGATCGCACCTCTGTATTAGCTCGGAATGGTAGAGGAGAAAATAGTATAGACTTTGTCCATGACCAATCACAGGCTTTTGTTGATCCCTATAGTCGTCAAGCAAGACAAGACTATAGCCAAATGTTACAAGCAATATTGCAACGCCGTCCTGATGGGGTACTATTCGACTATATTCGCTATCCTCGTGGTAGTGGCAATGAGTCGGTGGTGGGTAAAGTAAAAGATTTATGGATTTATAGCCCCGCTTCCAAGGAAACCCTTTTAAATAGAGCAACAAATAGACAAGGGAGATGGTTATTAGAAAGATACATTACTAAAGGCTCAATCAATGGTAATGACATCGAAGAAATGAAAAGACTATACCCAGATGAAAAAACCCCCCTTTGGCAGGGAAGAAATCCTAATGCTCCTAACAATTTGAGTAACTTACAGATTGAAACTTGGTACTTTACCGTTGCCCATGCCGCCCAAGGAGTCATTGATTTTCTCGATTTTGTCTCAAGCCAAGTTCAACAAAGAGGAATACCCGCAGGAGCAGTATTTTTTCCAGACGGTAATCAAGTGGTAGGAGAAATAGGCTTTGACTCTCGTTTACAACCTTGGGATAGTTTTTCTCCCCGTATAGAATGGCATCCCATGTCTTATGCTTTATGCGGTAGTCCTAACTGTATCATTGATCAGGTAAAAAGGGTAACTCAAGCCTCGGCACAAGATAGCAATGTAAAACCTGTTTTAGCAGGATTTTGGGGGAGAAACGATGGTAAACGCCCCTCTTTAGAATCTCAAATGGAAGGGATTAGAAACTCAGTAAAAGGAGTACAATCTATTAGTCATTTTGCTTACTCATGGTTAGAACCTGAACACACTAGAGAAAGACAAAGTTGTAATTTTTAA
- a CDS encoding CocE/NonD family hydrolase: MSIIKTTQSFLTRNGIKLVSDIYRPNTSEKLPVLLMRQPYGRAIASTVVYGHPRWYANHGYIVVIQDVRGRGDSEGEFRLFESEIEDGYDTLDWIANLEGSNGNVGMYGFSYQGMTQLYAAISQHPALKTICPAMIGYDLYTDWAYENGAFCYQLNLAWAIQLAAETARLKRDLPAYKTLYLASRNLPIYDIPITVDEALRKYCPSNFYYQWLSNTENNEYWQKLSPKTYFQDIDLPMLHIGGWFDAYLRGTLNLYQEMKTKSKFQQCLIVGVWGHIPWGNTLGSRSFSSFANSNIDQTQIAWFDKYLKGIENNYLPKENINLFQMGSNKWITKNNLTNKTNKYLYLKSTGLANIKDDDGVLLVNNQENNEFQEDIIVQDFWRNVPSLGGHSFVPSGVFKRTELDNRSDIITYTSNFLTEELEIIGDIELEIFAQSDQYSFDLSAILSQVFPDGKVYNFTQGHIRILQNNCEQPIKFKLQPTCIKLEKNTALRLSISTTNFPAYLVNTGDKKNYHHSFLNLETTPLTVNIFSGKDKPSKIIFNT, translated from the coding sequence ATGTCCATTATCAAAACAACTCAATCATTTTTAACCCGTAATGGCATTAAATTAGTATCTGACATTTATCGCCCTAATACCTCAGAAAAATTGCCCGTTTTACTAATGCGTCAACCCTACGGACGTGCGATCGCATCTACGGTAGTTTATGGCCATCCCCGTTGGTATGCAAATCATGGTTATATAGTTGTGATTCAAGACGTAAGAGGAAGAGGAGATTCTGAAGGGGAATTTCGGCTATTTGAATCAGAAATTGAAGATGGCTACGATACCCTTGACTGGATAGCAAATTTAGAGGGTAGCAATGGTAATGTAGGAATGTACGGCTTTTCTTATCAGGGAATGACACAATTATATGCAGCGATTAGTCAACATCCTGCCTTAAAAACCATTTGCCCGGCAATGATTGGTTATGATTTATACACAGATTGGGCGTATGAAAATGGAGCTTTTTGTTATCAATTAAACTTAGCATGGGCGATTCAATTAGCCGCAGAAACTGCCCGTTTAAAAAGAGATTTACCTGCTTATAAAACTCTTTATTTAGCCAGTCGGAATCTTCCTATTTATGACATACCTATTACCGTTGATGAAGCCTTGAGAAAATATTGTCCCAGTAATTTTTATTATCAATGGTTAAGTAATACAGAAAATAACGAATATTGGCAAAAACTCTCTCCCAAAACTTATTTTCAGGATATAGATTTACCCATGCTTCATATTGGCGGTTGGTTTGATGCTTATTTGCGAGGTACATTGAATTTATATCAAGAAATGAAAACTAAAAGCAAATTTCAACAGTGCTTAATCGTTGGTGTTTGGGGGCATATTCCTTGGGGAAATACCCTTGGCTCTCGCTCGTTTTCTAGCTTTGCTAATTCCAATATTGATCAAACTCAAATAGCTTGGTTTGACAAATATTTAAAAGGTATTGAAAATAATTATTTGCCAAAAGAAAATATTAATTTATTTCAAATGGGTAGTAATAAATGGATAACTAAAAATAATTTAACCAATAAAACAAACAAGTATTTATATTTAAAAAGTACAGGATTAGCTAATATCAAAGATGATGATGGTGTATTATTAGTAAATAATCAAGAAAATAATGAATTTCAAGAAGATATAATTGTACAAGATTTTTGGCGAAATGTTCCAAGTTTAGGAGGTCATAGTTTTGTTCCAAGTGGCGTTTTTAAAAGAACTGAATTAGATAATCGCAGTGATATTATTACCTATACTTCTAACTTTTTAACTGAAGAATTAGAAATTATTGGAGATATAGAATTAGAAATTTTTGCTCAAAGTGATCAATATAGTTTTGATTTATCAGCAATTTTATCTCAGGTATTTCCTGATGGTAAAGTTTATAATTTCACTCAAGGACATATTAGAATTCTTCAAAATAATTGTGAACAACCTATTAAGTTTAAATTACAGCCAACTTGTATAAAATTAGAAAAAAATACAGCTCTGCGTTTAAGTATTAGCACAACTAATTTTCCTGCTTATTTAGTCAATACAGGGGATAAGAAAAACTATCATCATTCATTCCTAAATTTAGAAACTACTCCATTAACAGTAAACATATTTTCAGGGAAAGACAAGCCATCTAAAATAATATTCAATACTTAA
- a CDS encoding CobW family GTP-binding protein translates to MTTVESVTNSAHGIDAPKHGLPVTIITGFLGSGKTTLLNHILQNQQGVKTAVLVNEFGEIGIDNDLIIASDDSMVELSNGCICCTINTDLIDAVYRVLEREEKIDYLVVETTGVADPLPVALTFLGTELRDMTRLDSIVTVVDSENFSLDLFNSEAAYNQIAYGDIILLNKTDLVDSADVDLLEVRLRDIKKDARILRTTKSQVPLPLILSVGLFESDKYYNSDNSSHDHEHDHHDHDHEHHHHEEHNHHHHDHDHDHHHHSDHLENDGFMSVSFVSDKPFYIRKLQDFLDNKLSANVFRAKGVLWFKESPDRHIFHLSGKRFTIEDDVWKPNQTKQNKLVFIGQDIDCDRILTQLQQCLVE, encoded by the coding sequence ATGACGACTGTAGAATCAGTAACAAATTCAGCTCATGGTATAGATGCCCCTAAACACGGTTTACCCGTGACTATCATTACAGGATTTTTAGGTAGCGGCAAAACAACTTTACTTAACCATATTTTACAAAATCAACAAGGTGTTAAAACCGCAGTTTTAGTTAATGAATTTGGTGAAATTGGTATTGATAATGATTTAATTATTGCCAGCGATGACTCTATGGTAGAGTTGAGCAATGGTTGTATTTGTTGTACTATTAACACCGATTTAATTGATGCAGTTTATCGGGTATTAGAAAGAGAAGAAAAAATAGACTATTTAGTGGTAGAAACTACTGGTGTAGCTGATCCTTTACCTGTAGCCTTAACTTTCCTCGGTACTGAATTAAGAGACATGACAAGATTAGATTCTATTGTCACAGTGGTGGATAGTGAAAACTTTAGCCTTGATTTATTCAACAGTGAAGCGGCGTATAATCAAATTGCCTATGGTGATATTATTTTGCTCAACAAAACTGATTTAGTGGATTCTGCAGATGTTGATTTATTGGAAGTAAGACTTAGAGACATTAAAAAAGATGCGAGGATTTTACGCACAACTAAATCTCAAGTGCCTTTACCTTTAATTCTTAGTGTGGGTCTATTCGAGTCTGATAAGTACTATAATTCCGATAATAGCAGTCATGACCATGAACATGATCATCATGACCACGATCATGAACATCACCACCATGAAGAACATAATCACCATCACCACGATCACGATCATGACCATCATCATCACTCTGATCACTTAGAAAATGATGGATTTATGTCAGTATCTTTTGTTAGTGATAAACCTTTCTATATCCGTAAATTACAAGATTTTCTTGATAATAAGTTATCTGCCAACGTTTTTCGAGCAAAAGGTGTGTTATGGTTTAAGGAAAGCCCCGATCGTCATATTTTCCATTTAAGTGGTAAGCGTTTCACCATTGAAGATGATGTCTGGAAACCTAATCAAACCAAACAAAATAAATTAGTCTTTATTGGACAAGATATAGACTGCGATCGCATCTTAACTCAATTACAACAGTGCTTAGTTGAGTAG
- a CDS encoding glycosyltransferase family 4 protein, translating to MLPKTSSVNEIYHLIAFLVSMNVVMWSTPVVKNIGLRSGHVDKPDARKIHSQPIVRIGGIAIFAGTTAGLLIVWWLGGFGVLSPEKDAEIWGVTIGAIFFFFIGLADDLFNLSPQSRLLVQSIVASFAWYKGVRIDFFTIPFGDLIQIDMWWLSLPITVIWLVGMVNAVNWIDGLDGLAAGVCGIAAVVMLIVSLFMNQPAAALLAAGLAGGALGFLRYNFNPAEIFMGDGGAYFMGFMLAGVAVIGISKTAAVTAVLLPYVILAVPILDMSWVILSRVLQGKSPFLPDKRHLHHRLLQAGISQRLTAIYIYSLTLWAGSLALAFSGFPSGGVYALGATMLLIYTTWQVWRNSIRN from the coding sequence ATGTTACCAAAAACCTCCTCTGTAAACGAAATTTACCATCTAATTGCTTTTCTTGTTTCAATGAATGTGGTAATGTGGAGTACCCCTGTTGTTAAAAATATTGGTCTAAGAAGTGGTCATGTAGATAAACCAGATGCAAGAAAAATTCATAGTCAACCAATTGTTAGAATTGGCGGAATAGCTATTTTTGCAGGTACAACGGCAGGTTTATTGATTGTTTGGTGGTTAGGAGGTTTTGGTGTATTGTCCCCAGAGAAAGATGCGGAAATTTGGGGCGTTACTATTGGAGCAATTTTCTTTTTTTTCATTGGTTTGGCTGATGATTTATTTAATCTTTCTCCTCAATCCCGTTTATTAGTTCAATCTATAGTTGCTTCTTTTGCTTGGTATAAAGGGGTGAGAATTGATTTTTTTACAATTCCCTTTGGTGATTTAATCCAAATTGATATGTGGTGGCTGAGTTTACCCATTACCGTAATTTGGTTAGTGGGAATGGTAAATGCAGTTAACTGGATTGACGGTTTAGATGGTTTAGCCGCAGGAGTTTGCGGTATTGCGGCAGTGGTGATGTTAATTGTTAGTTTATTCATGAATCAACCGGCGGCGGCTTTATTAGCGGCAGGGTTAGCGGGAGGTGCGTTAGGTTTTTTGAGGTACAATTTTAATCCTGCAGAAATTTTTATGGGAGATGGTGGCGCGTATTTCATGGGTTTTATGTTAGCAGGGGTTGCGGTAATCGGCATTTCTAAAACTGCGGCGGTAACAGCAGTGCTTTTACCCTATGTTATTTTAGCTGTACCCATTTTAGATATGTCTTGGGTGATTTTATCTCGTGTTTTGCAAGGAAAATCTCCCTTTTTGCCCGATAAGCGTCATTTACATCATCGTTTATTACAAGCAGGAATTTCTCAACGACTAACGGCTATTTATATTTATTCTTTAACATTATGGGCAGGTAGTCTTGCTTTGGCTTTTTCTGGTTTTCCTAGTGGCGGGGTTTATGCTTTGGGGGCAACAATGTTGCTTATTTACACCACTTGGCAGGTATGGAGAAATTCCATTAGAAATTAG
- the psaJ gene encoding photosystem I reaction center subunit IX yields MKGLTTFLSTAPVLITALLVFTAGLLIEFNRFYPDLLFHPMG; encoded by the coding sequence ATGAAAGGTCTAACTACTTTTTTGTCCACTGCACCAGTTTTAATTACTGCTTTATTAGTTTTCACTGCTGGTTTATTAATCGAATTTAATCGTTTTTATCCCGATCTTTTATTCCATCCTATGGGGTAA
- a CDS encoding photosystem I reaction center protein PsaF subunit III → MRKIFSLVLAFTLSITLWFNFAPAAQADLSHLTPCSESPAYQAKAKSFRNTTSNPESGQKRAESYAEALCGPEGYPHLVVDGRLDHAGDFIIPGLLFLYVAGWIGWVGRSYLIAIREEKDTEMKEIIIDVPLAINKMLFGFMWPLQAFGEFTSGKLTVKDSEIPVSPR, encoded by the coding sequence ATGAGAAAAATATTCAGTTTAGTATTAGCATTTACGCTATCAATTACCCTCTGGTTCAATTTCGCACCTGCGGCTCAAGCCGATTTATCTCACTTAACTCCTTGTAGTGAGTCTCCTGCTTATCAAGCGAAAGCAAAAAGTTTCCGTAATACCACCAGTAATCCTGAGTCTGGTCAAAAACGTGCTGAAAGCTACGCTGAAGCCCTTTGTGGTCCTGAAGGCTACCCCCATTTAGTAGTTGATGGCAGATTAGATCACGCTGGTGACTTTATCATTCCCGGATTATTATTCCTTTATGTTGCTGGTTGGATTGGTTGGGTAGGACGTTCTTACTTAATCGCCATTCGTGAGGAAAAAGACACCGAGATGAAAGAAATTATCATCGATGTACCTTTAGCCATTAATAAAATGTTATTCGGTTTTATGTGGCCTTTACAGGCTTTCGGTGAGTTTACTTCTGGTAAATTAACGGTTAAAGATTCCGAAATTCCCGTTTCCCCTCGTTAA